The following proteins come from a genomic window of Aphelocoma coerulescens isolate FSJ_1873_10779 chromosome 29, UR_Acoe_1.0, whole genome shotgun sequence:
- the NDUFA4L2 gene encoding NADH dehydrogenase [ubiquinone] 1 alpha subcomplex subunit 4-like 2 isoform X1 gives MKGPLRGGMFSRHVKRHPGLVPLIGFISVGLGSAVLYLLRLALYSPDVSWDRKNNPEPWNKLSPTDQYKFLAVSTDYKNLKKDRPSF, from the exons ATGAAGGGTCCCCTGCGTGGAGGAATGTTCTCCCGGCATGTCAAACGGCACCCCGGC ctcGTTCCCCTCATTGGCTTCATCAGTGTGGGCCTGGGCAGCGCGGTCCTGTACCTGCTGCGGCTGGCGCTGTACAGCCCAGATGTCAG CTGGGACCGGAAGAATAATCCTGAACCCTGGAATAAGCTGAGCCCCACAGACCAGTATAAA tTTCTGGCAGTTTCCACTGACTACAAGAACCTCAAGAAGGACCGTCCCAGCTTCTGA
- the NDUFA4L2 gene encoding NADH dehydrogenase [ubiquinone] 1 alpha subcomplex subunit 4-like 2 isoform X2 gives MRRWSQGALGAAVGTERGLVPLIGFISVGLGSAVLYLLRLALYSPDVSWDRKNNPEPWNKLSPTDQYKFLAVSTDYKNLKKDRPSF, from the exons ATGAGGAGATGGAGCCAAGGTGCGCTGGGAGCCGCCGTGGGCACGGAGCGGGGG ctcGTTCCCCTCATTGGCTTCATCAGTGTGGGCCTGGGCAGCGCGGTCCTGTACCTGCTGCGGCTGGCGCTGTACAGCCCAGATGTCAG CTGGGACCGGAAGAATAATCCTGAACCCTGGAATAAGCTGAGCCCCACAGACCAGTATAAA tTTCTGGCAGTTTCCACTGACTACAAGAACCTCAAGAAGGACCGTCCCAGCTTCTGA